The Papaver somniferum cultivar HN1 unplaced genomic scaffold, ASM357369v1 unplaced-scaffold_33, whole genome shotgun sequence genome includes a window with the following:
- the LOC113342067 gene encoding uncharacterized protein LOC113342067, translating into MFSSLGDFNALLVTEDKNDGLEVDDSDFSNLRNFCSVFNLHDPGFSGPRFTWSNMQQGPDLILERLDRWLINQSVEDLFPKLCVNNLPRESSDHCPMHIGFNYEDVCMPRPFHFMDIWIENPTCRDIIVNSWSVNVVGSPAYNLKSKLLSTKKGLRDWNKSSFGDIQTNISTIRKDLADIQISNPTDTSTTSRLKDRLEYLYNLEELYWKDKSKEVSLMEGDINSPYFHRVTLFRRKRNVISWIKNFLNIILTDRDSIGTSFINYFKNLYSSHPQQFQDEILADLPIKFSSEDNSFLNMPLILEEIKYVVFQMGGGGGKKAPEPDGFTGLFYQKHWHIVGDAVIYMIQTCFRTWNIAKVFNHTNIALIPKVPLAELVSQYRPIWLCIAPIKLDMSKAYDKLEWGFLEKVLTKIGLSNHWIKLINQCVSTVSYFVLLNGSPTGFFQPERVIKDYLQKYCLASGKEINFEKSGILFSRKIPEHRKALLENILEIQSRDLGEKYLGTHTVFQASKIQTHMGILQAVDAKISIWLHKLLSQAARTTSIKHIGQVIPLFQRGAFLMPKHLCKKMDSHLCKFWWGETLDPKDRNAWRILENPNCLLAIVLKSKYFPRTDFLNAKCTGKCSWTWKCLHAIKELIKPFISWIVGGGQFIDHGVINGYLLWTQHPFDNASVQKIVSILLRQLYTPDRKAWDLSKNAILWSIWTGRNNFIFQNMIENLTNVLARARAMLLSRKPCITVSSTTPVSICDKWMHLFFEWIKCNTDGAYDEISGENGAGYAMRKWCRVC; encoded by the exons ATGTTTTCTTCATTAGGTGACTTTAATGCTCTTCTAGTAACAGAGGATaaaaatgatggtttagaggttgatgattctgatttttcAAATCTTAGAAATTTTTGCTCAGTTTTTAACCTACATGATCCTGGTTTTTCGGGCCCTAGATTCACATGGTCCAATATGCAACAAGGCCCTGATCTAATCcttgaaagattagatagatgGCTTATAAACCAATCTGTTGAGGACCTTTTCCCTAAACTTTGTGTTAACAATCTCCCCAGGGAATCTTCTGATCACTGCCCCATGCATATAGGTTTCAATTATGAGGATGTTTGTATGCCTAGACCTTTTCATTTTATGGATATATGGATTGAAAATCCTACTTGTAGAGATATTATTGTTAATTCTTGGTCTGTCAATGTGGTGGGTTCACCAGCCTATAATCTTAAATCTAAACTGTTAAGCACTAAGAAAGGTCTAAGAGATTGGAATAAATCTTCTTTTGGTGATATTCAAACTAATATATCTACCATTAGAAAAGATCTAGCTGACATACAAATCTCAAACCCCACTGATACCAGTACTACTTCTAGACTCAAAGATAGACTTGAGTATCTTTATAACTTAGAAGAGTTATACTGGAAGGACAAATCTAAGGAGGTTTCGCTCATGGAAGGTGACATAAACTCACCCTATTTCCACAGAGTAACTCTCTTTAGGAGGAAAAGAAATGTTATTAGCTGGATTAAGAATTTCTTAAATAttattctaactgatagagatagtattggaacTTCTTTTATAAACTACTTTAAAAATTTGTACTCCTCCCATCCTCAGCAATTCCAGGATGAAATCCTTGCTGACCTCCCTATTAAGTTCTCTTCTGAGGACAACTCTTTCTTAAATATGCCTCTTATTCTAGAGGAAATTAAGTATGTCGTTTTCCAaatgggtgggggtggggggaaGAAGGCCCCAGAACCTGATGGCTTTACAGGTCTTTTTTACCAAAAGCACTGGCATATTGTAGGAGATGCTGTCATTTATATGATCCAAACTTGTTTCAGAACATGGAATATTGCTAAGGTTTTTAATCATACTAATATTGCCCTTATTCCTAAAGTTCCCCTTGCTGAACTTGTGTCCCAGTACAGACCAATATGGCTCT GCATAGCTCCCATCAAGCTTGACATGTCTAAGGCTTATGATAAGCTTGAATGGGGTTTTCTAGAAAAGGTTTTAACAAAAATAGGTCTTTCTAACCACTGGATTAAACTTATTAACCAGTGTGTTTCTACtgtctcatattttgtccttCTCAATGgtagcccaactgggtttttccaACCGGAAAGAG TCATTAAAGACTATCTTCAAAAATATTGCTTGGCCTCTGGGAAagaaattaattttgaaaaatctggtatTTTATTTAGTAGGAAAATTCCTGAGCATAGGAAAGCTCTCTTGGAAAACATTCTAGAGATCCAGAGCAGGGACCttggagaaaaatatcttggaactCATACTGTGTTCCAAGCCTCTAAGATCcaaacccatatgggtattctccaagctgTGGATGCCAAAATATCTATCTGGCTACATAAGCTCCTGTCTCAAGCTGCTAGAACTACTTCGATTAAGCATATTGGCCAAGTTATTCCTCTTTTTCAAAGGGGAGCTTTTCTTATGCCTAAACATCTTTGTAAAAAAATGGATTCTCATCTTTGTAAATTTTGGTGGGGAGAAACTTTAGACCCTAAAGACAG GAATGCTTGGAGAATTCTGGAAAACCCTAACTGTTTGCTAGCCATTGTTCTTAAATCTAAATACTTTCCTAGAACTGATTTCTTGAATGCCAAGTGCACTGGCAAgtgctcttggacttggaagtgtttGCATGCTATAAAAGAACTCATAAAGCCTTTCATCTCCTGGATTGTAGGGGGTGGTCAATTTATTGACcatggtgtgataaatggataccTACTCTGG ACTCAACACCCATTTGATAATGCTTCTGTTCAGAAGATTGTCAGTATTCTCTTAAGACAACTTTACACTCCTGATAGGAaggcttgggatctttcaaagaatg CTATTTTGTGGTCCATTTGGACTGGCAGAAACAATTTCATTTTCCAAAATATGATTGAAAACCTTACTAATGTCTTAGCTAGAGCTAGAGCTATGCTTCTTAGTAGAAAACCTTGCATTACTGTTTCTTCTACTACTCCTGTCAGTATTTGCGATAAATGGATGCACCTTTTCTTTGAATGGATTAAATGTAACACTGATGGTGCTTATGAtgaaatttctggagaaaatggtGCAGGGTATGCGATGAGAAAATGGTGCAgggtatgttag